Proteins co-encoded in one Terriglobales bacterium genomic window:
- a CDS encoding redoxin domain-containing protein, with protein sequence MGRSVTHLNLRRCELLAAVVAAVIASSFAYEICAEAADSRPASAINLAGEPVDPLQASGGKIAVLIFVRTDCPISNRYAPAIQKLSSQYAAKSTFWLVYPAKSESPASIRQHLQQYGYRLSALQDPQHALVKLSHVEVTPEAAVFNVTGELVYHGRIDNWYQDFGHSRQAPTTHDLADAISAAMNGKRPAVTSTPAVGCYISDLQ encoded by the coding sequence ATGGGCCGCTCTGTCACGCATCTCAACCTTAGACGTTGCGAGCTTCTCGCGGCAGTTGTCGCCGCGGTCATTGCGTCCTCCTTTGCCTACGAAATTTGCGCTGAAGCCGCGGACTCAAGGCCGGCGAGTGCCATCAACCTCGCAGGCGAGCCAGTCGATCCCCTGCAGGCAAGCGGGGGGAAAATTGCGGTCTTGATTTTTGTGCGCACGGACTGCCCTATCTCCAATCGTTACGCCCCCGCGATCCAAAAACTCAGCTCGCAATACGCCGCAAAAAGCACATTTTGGCTGGTCTATCCTGCGAAATCGGAAAGCCCGGCTTCGATTCGGCAACATCTGCAGCAGTATGGGTACCGGCTCTCCGCCCTGCAAGATCCGCAGCATGCGCTCGTGAAGCTGAGCCATGTGGAAGTGACGCCCGAAGCAGCCGTCTTCAATGTAACCGGGGAACTCGTCTATCACGGTCGCATCGACAATTGGTACCAAGATTTCGGCCACTCCCGGCAAGCTCCAACCACGCACGATCTGGCAGACGCGATTTCCGCCGCCATGAATGGCAAGCGGCCGGCGGTGACCTCCACCCCCGCTGTGGGTTGCTACATCTCCGATCTTCAATGA
- a CDS encoding alkaline phosphatase family protein, which produces MAIIAIVAELAACGGSAGTHSSPGPTTTTSASVPATGHVFLVVEENQSYSDVIGNAAMPYINSLAAKYSLATQYFADIHPSIGNYFMLTTGQIITNDDTLATNVDVDNLAHELTAAGKSWRSYAESLPQRGYAGGDTGLYVKRHNPFAYFTDVATDPSQAANLVPFSQFAADLANNTLPNFSFIVPNVNDDSHNGSQAASDDWLRNNIAPLLASPVFQQDGLLIIVYDESEILDVEHGGGHIAAILVGPKVKQGFQSTTVYQHESTLRLILQALGVNSFPGNSASAPSMPEFFN; this is translated from the coding sequence TTGGCGATAATCGCAATCGTCGCAGAGCTGGCGGCTTGCGGAGGATCGGCTGGAACGCACAGCAGTCCCGGTCCGACGACGACCACGAGTGCCAGCGTTCCTGCCACCGGTCATGTATTCCTGGTCGTTGAAGAGAACCAAAGCTATTCGGACGTGATCGGGAATGCGGCGATGCCATACATAAATTCGCTTGCTGCGAAGTACTCACTGGCCACGCAATATTTCGCTGATATACATCCCTCGATCGGAAATTACTTCATGCTCACCACCGGCCAGATCATCACCAATGATGACACCCTGGCGACGAATGTGGATGTAGACAATCTTGCGCACGAATTAACCGCGGCAGGGAAGAGCTGGAGGTCGTACGCGGAGAGCCTCCCGCAACGTGGTTATGCCGGCGGCGACACTGGGTTGTACGTGAAGCGTCACAATCCATTTGCGTATTTCACCGATGTAGCCACCGATCCTTCGCAAGCGGCCAATCTGGTGCCGTTTTCGCAATTCGCGGCTGACCTGGCGAACAATACACTGCCGAACTTCTCCTTTATCGTGCCGAACGTTAACGACGATTCTCACAATGGCTCACAGGCGGCCTCCGATGACTGGCTGCGGAACAACATCGCACCGCTGCTAGCCAGCCCGGTGTTCCAGCAGGACGGATTGCTCATTATCGTGTACGACGAGAGCGAGATACTTGATGTGGAGCACGGCGGAGGACACATCGCCGCGATCCTGGTGGGACCGAAGGTTAAGCAAGGCTTCCAGTCGACGACCGTTTATCAGCATGAGAGTACGTTGCGTCTGATTCTGCAGGCGCTGGGGGTGAATTCGTTTCCAGGAAATTCAGCGAGTGCGCCGTCGATGCCGGAGTTCTTCAATTGA